In a genomic window of Gloeocapsopsis dulcis:
- the dusB gene encoding tRNA dihydrouridine synthase DusB: MVSLSPSLKDRLSTPLKIGGFEVKSRVLQSPLSGVTDLVFRRLVRRYAPESMMYTEMVNATGLHYVKELPKIMEVDPNERPISIQLFDCRPDFLAEAAVMAVEEGADTVDINMGCPVNKITKNGGGSSLLRQPEVAEEIVRSVVKAVDVPVTVKTRIGWTDKEITILDFAKRMEDAGAQMITVHGRTRAQGYNGSARWEWIARVKEILSIPVIANGDIFSVEAAVRCLEQTGADGVMCSRGTLGYPFLVGEIDYFLKIGQELPPPTPVERLQCAREHLQALWEYKGDRGVRQARKHMTWYAKGFAGAAELRGLLSVIETVDQGLEVIDQAIEQLVRYEPESEEVVSNLQMA, encoded by the coding sequence ATGGTTTCCTTGTCTCCTAGCCTCAAAGATCGACTGTCAACACCCCTAAAAATTGGTGGATTTGAAGTTAAAAGCCGTGTATTACAGTCCCCATTATCTGGCGTGACTGATTTGGTATTTCGGCGGTTGGTGCGGCGTTATGCGCCCGAATCAATGATGTACACCGAGATGGTGAACGCCACAGGGCTGCATTATGTCAAAGAGTTGCCTAAGATTATGGAAGTCGATCCGAACGAACGACCGATTAGTATTCAGCTATTCGATTGTCGCCCAGATTTCTTGGCAGAAGCGGCGGTGATGGCAGTAGAGGAGGGTGCGGATACGGTAGATATTAATATGGGTTGCCCAGTGAACAAAATTACCAAGAATGGTGGTGGTTCTTCATTGTTGCGTCAACCGGAAGTTGCAGAGGAAATTGTGCGATCTGTTGTTAAAGCGGTGGATGTACCCGTGACGGTAAAAACTCGCATTGGTTGGACAGATAAAGAAATTACAATTCTCGACTTTGCTAAACGGATGGAAGACGCTGGGGCACAGATGATTACAGTCCACGGTCGCACCCGTGCTCAAGGTTATAATGGTTCGGCACGCTGGGAATGGATTGCGCGTGTTAAGGAAATTCTGTCGATACCAGTAATTGCCAATGGTGATATTTTCTCAGTAGAAGCCGCCGTACGCTGCTTAGAACAAACAGGTGCAGATGGAGTTATGTGTTCGCGAGGAACACTAGGGTATCCGTTTTTAGTTGGGGAAATTGATTACTTTCTCAAAATAGGGCAAGAGTTACCACCACCAACGCCTGTAGAACGGTTGCAATGTGCGCGAGAACATCTCCAAGCCTTATGGGAATATAAAGGCGATCGCGGTGTCCGACAAGCCCGCAAGCATATGACATGGTATGCAAAAGGCTTTGCAGGGGCTGCGGAGTTGCGCGGATTGCTGAGTGTGATTGAAACTGTCGATCAAGGGTTGGAAGTTATTGATCAAGCGATCGAGCAGTTAGTCAGATATGAACCTGAGTCTGAAGAAGTAGTATCTAACTTGCAAATGGCATAG
- the rbsK gene encoding ribokinase, with amino-acid sequence MNPHVLVFGSINMDLVAKVPRLPVPGETLLGHNFATVPGGKGANQAVAVARLGVATAIIGRVGNQFGQELLHNLQSDRVQTDGVYIDTSNTSGVAVIAVDDNAENHIIVIPGANANVSEEDIERLTQLLPTASILLLQLEIPLSAVQQAAQVAQQAGVRVILDPAPAPTELPSELYSLVDIITPNAVETGQLVKFEVNSPESAQKAAIVLQQRGVKTVIIKLGAKGVFCASSDETFFIPAFSVKAVDTVAAGDAFNGGLATALSQGYSLREAVTWGAATGALSATKAGAQSSLPTRQTVEAFLQEHR; translated from the coding sequence ATGAATCCTCATGTCCTTGTCTTCGGTAGTATCAATATGGACTTGGTTGCTAAAGTACCACGCTTACCTGTTCCTGGTGAAACTCTCTTAGGTCATAATTTTGCAACTGTACCAGGAGGAAAAGGCGCAAATCAGGCGGTAGCTGTGGCGCGGTTAGGAGTAGCTACGGCAATTATTGGACGAGTAGGGAATCAATTTGGGCAAGAGTTACTGCACAATTTGCAAAGCGATCGCGTCCAAACTGACGGTGTATACATTGACACATCAAACACTTCAGGAGTTGCAGTCATTGCAGTAGATGACAACGCCGAAAATCATATTATTGTTATTCCTGGCGCAAATGCGAATGTCAGTGAAGAAGATATCGAACGTCTAACACAACTGCTACCAACAGCATCAATCTTACTGTTACAGCTAGAAATTCCTCTTTCTGCAGTACAACAAGCAGCACAAGTCGCACAACAAGCAGGTGTAAGAGTCATTTTAGACCCTGCACCAGCACCTACTGAGTTACCATCAGAGCTTTATTCTTTAGTCGATATCATCACACCAAATGCAGTAGAAACAGGACAATTAGTGAAGTTTGAAGTTAATAGTCCTGAAAGTGCTCAAAAGGCTGCAATAGTACTACAACAACGCGGTGTCAAAACAGTAATTATCAAATTAGGTGCTAAGGGCGTTTTCTGTGCGTCTTCAGATGAGACTTTTTTCATTCCTGCTTTCTCTGTAAAAGCTGTAGATACTGTTGCGGCTGGAGACGCATTTAATGGTGGACTAGCGACTGCGCTGTCTCAAGGATATTCGCTACGCGAAGCCGTCACCTGGGGTGCTGCAACTGGAGCACTTTCGGCTACCAAAGCAGGCGCACAATCTTCATTACCTACACGCCAAACAGTTGAAGCTTTTCTTCAAGAACATAGATAA
- a CDS encoding type I phosphomannose isomerase catalytic subunit, which produces MNWYPIKLTTHIRKYAFGERAIADKLGKQGLPTEGVIAETWEISDYQDATGTVINGAFAGRTLHDLVLEYPDELAGSGWSGPHFPILEKFLDASHMLPVHLHADDETAKRVYNEPNGKTEAWHIVWAAPGATVLAGLKADFSRAQLFDAFVAQDYDSIMVRHPIQTGDTVYVPAGIIHSFGPDALVFEVQQTSDLGNSVMPTDLYGKPLSQEEWHANINTVLDELRTHYQPHPNSGLELQQGTNRRIFCCAGPYFALERLLLSEPLTEPSHPHRCITLTNVGDPVQLEFRGGREQLGCAESCILPAAIGEVRMIPDKSATLIAGYVPDLQQDVIAPLRTAGYEEEQIQGLGDIDIG; this is translated from the coding sequence ATGAATTGGTATCCAATCAAACTAACAACGCACATTCGCAAGTATGCGTTTGGAGAAAGAGCGATCGCCGACAAACTTGGCAAGCAAGGCTTACCTACAGAAGGTGTTATTGCCGAAACTTGGGAAATTAGCGACTACCAAGATGCAACCGGAACCGTTATCAATGGTGCTTTTGCTGGTCGCACATTGCACGATCTAGTACTAGAATACCCTGATGAACTTGCTGGTAGTGGTTGGAGTGGTCCGCACTTTCCTATTCTCGAAAAATTTCTTGATGCTTCGCATATGCTCCCTGTGCATCTTCATGCCGACGATGAAACAGCAAAGCGCGTATATAATGAACCTAATGGTAAAACCGAAGCTTGGCATATTGTCTGGGCTGCACCTGGTGCAACTGTATTAGCTGGACTCAAAGCCGACTTTTCTCGCGCACAACTCTTTGATGCATTTGTTGCTCAAGATTACGACTCTATAATGGTGCGCCACCCGATTCAAACTGGAGATACAGTTTACGTTCCTGCAGGAATTATCCACTCATTTGGTCCTGATGCATTGGTATTTGAAGTGCAACAAACATCCGATTTAGGCAATTCGGTGATGCCTACAGATTTGTATGGTAAGCCACTGAGTCAAGAAGAATGGCACGCGAATATTAATACAGTATTAGATGAACTCCGAACGCACTACCAACCGCATCCTAATTCAGGATTAGAGTTGCAACAGGGCACGAACCGTCGTATTTTTTGTTGTGCAGGACCATACTTTGCTCTAGAACGCTTGTTACTCAGCGAACCATTAACCGAACCATCGCACCCGCATCGCTGTATCACACTGACAAATGTAGGCGATCCGGTACAGTTAGAGTTTAGGGGAGGAAGGGAACAGTTAGGATGTGCAGAGTCTTGTATTTTACCTGCAGCTATTGGCGAAGTCCGTATGATACCTGATAAAAGTGCAACCTTGATTGCTGGTTATGTTCCTGATTTACAGCAAGATGTTATCGCACCTTTGCGCACAGCTGGTTATGAAGAAGAACAAATTCAAGGTTTAGGCGATATTGATATAGGTTAA
- a CDS encoding PQQ-dependent sugar dehydrogenase, which yields MPIRLKQLPILSFALILGATCAVPVIANETNSDENLRAANTSQTYREVATEDTQYQGIRVVEIASGMEHPWAVAFLPDGRFLVTERPGRLNIVENGKVIEVSGIPKVNAENQGGLLDIALHPNYATNGWIYMTYSKPNGNGQTATALARGQLKGNTLVDVQDVFVQNRYSEPGQHYGSRLAWTNDGKLLMTIGDRWFEPLRAQNLRDHAGSVLRLNDNGSVPKDNPFVGNPDVADEIYTYGNRNIQSLVVNRTTGDIWAVDHGPRGGDLLYQIAAGNNYGWPRVTRGLDYDTENPIPESVARRMEGVVEPFYEFLPTHAPSGVTLVTANRFPSWRGNLLVGGLASRRIRRVVFNKQEVVHEEELLLQTVGRIRDVREGPDGYLYVLTDESKGGLYRIEPADLNDDDDEEDIDSV from the coding sequence GTGCCTATACGATTGAAACAACTACCTATTTTGTCCTTTGCCCTAATACTAGGTGCTACCTGTGCGGTACCAGTGATCGCCAATGAAACCAACTCAGACGAGAACTTGAGGGCAGCTAATACCAGTCAAACATACCGAGAAGTCGCCACAGAAGACACTCAGTATCAGGGAATTCGTGTAGTTGAGATCGCCAGTGGAATGGAGCATCCTTGGGCTGTGGCATTTCTACCAGATGGGCGTTTTCTAGTGACTGAGCGTCCAGGAAGACTCAATATTGTTGAAAATGGCAAGGTAATTGAGGTTTCTGGTATTCCTAAAGTCAATGCTGAAAACCAAGGTGGATTGTTGGATATCGCCCTGCATCCCAATTATGCAACCAATGGTTGGATTTATATGACCTATTCCAAACCAAACGGTAATGGTCAAACCGCTACTGCTCTGGCGCGGGGGCAATTAAAGGGTAACACCTTAGTCGATGTACAAGATGTGTTTGTTCAAAATCGCTATTCTGAACCTGGACAGCACTACGGGTCGCGTCTAGCCTGGACAAATGATGGCAAGCTATTGATGACGATTGGCGATCGCTGGTTTGAACCACTACGTGCCCAGAATTTGAGAGATCATGCTGGATCAGTTTTGAGGCTTAACGATAATGGCTCAGTGCCCAAGGATAACCCGTTTGTGGGTAATCCAGACGTTGCAGATGAGATTTATACTTACGGCAACCGCAACATTCAATCACTAGTCGTCAACCGAACAACGGGCGATATCTGGGCTGTAGATCATGGTCCGCGTGGTGGAGATTTACTTTATCAAATCGCAGCAGGTAACAATTATGGCTGGCCCCGCGTGACCCGTGGACTGGACTATGATACCGAAAACCCAATTCCCGAATCGGTAGCTCGTCGTATGGAAGGTGTCGTTGAACCGTTCTACGAATTTTTACCAACTCATGCTCCCTCTGGTGTAACGCTAGTGACCGCTAACCGATTCCCATCGTGGCGAGGTAATCTCTTGGTAGGTGGGCTTGCCAGTCGGCGGATTCGCCGTGTGGTCTTTAACAAGCAGGAAGTAGTACATGAAGAAGAATTGCTGTTGCAAACGGTTGGACGTATCCGAGATGTGCGCGAAGGACCTGATGGCTATCTCTATGTTCTCACTGATGAGTCTAAGGGAGGACTCTACCGGATCGAGCCTGCAGACTTAAATGATGATGATGATGAGGAAGATATTGATAGTGTCTGA
- a CDS encoding sensor histidine kinase, which produces MTIIPDPSSLSEILFAGRGEMGALMRSHDWSNTPLGPVENWSQSLRTSVSIMLASHFAQVIFWGEECIQLYNDTMIPMYGANHPKALGQRAREIWAEVWNDQLKPLCEGVRTTGEALFAEDQLLPLLRFGYLEETYVTFCYSPIWDETGKISGIFSTATETTQQVIGQRRLTMLRELATAGSGAKTRLSACLAAADTLNPYDIPFALFYQVNPQGNLAELVTECGLSADSAAAPREIALTAHADANDLTERSLCWSLVDVLQSREPLLMTDVVDRFGSLSVEPWAESPHSALILPILSGNKEQVECLLVAGISPRPQFNAEYRSFLELVAQQVESSIATARSYEQELARAEALAELDRAKTTFFSNVSHEFRTPLTLMLGPAEDALTDQADPLSLNQRQRIEVMQLNGLRLLKLVNTLLDFSRIESDRISAIYEPTDLAPLRQS; this is translated from the coding sequence ATGACGATCATCCCCGATCCCAGTAGCTTGTCTGAAATCCTTTTTGCTGGTAGGGGCGAAATGGGAGCCTTGATGCGATCGCACGATTGGTCGAACACTCCCTTAGGTCCTGTCGAGAACTGGTCTCAGAGCCTGCGTACCTCCGTTAGCATCATGCTCGCGTCTCACTTTGCCCAAGTCATTTTCTGGGGAGAGGAGTGCATCCAGCTTTACAACGATACCATGATTCCCATGTATGGCGCAAATCACCCCAAGGCGCTGGGACAACGTGCTAGAGAGATATGGGCAGAAGTTTGGAATGACCAGCTTAAGCCGCTGTGTGAAGGTGTCAGGACTACGGGTGAAGCCTTGTTTGCGGAAGATCAGCTTCTTCCCCTCTTGCGCTTTGGCTACCTGGAAGAGACCTATGTCACGTTCTGCTATAGCCCCATTTGGGATGAGACGGGCAAGATTAGTGGAATATTTTCTACCGCGACTGAGACTACCCAGCAAGTGATTGGTCAACGTCGCCTGACGATGCTGCGAGAATTAGCCACGGCTGGAAGTGGGGCAAAAACGCGCTTGTCCGCCTGTCTTGCTGCTGCCGATACGCTCAATCCTTACGATATTCCCTTTGCCCTGTTCTATCAGGTCAATCCCCAAGGCAACTTGGCAGAACTGGTGACTGAGTGTGGGCTGAGCGCAGACAGTGCCGCTGCGCCAAGAGAGATTGCGCTAACTGCGCACGCTGACGCGAACGATTTGACTGAGCGATCACTTTGCTGGTCGCTGGTGGACGTTCTCCAGAGCCGTGAACCCCTGCTGATGACCGATGTGGTCGATCGCTTCGGATCGCTAAGTGTCGAACCGTGGGCAGAAAGTCCCCATTCTGCCTTGATTCTCCCCATTCTGTCGGGCAACAAAGAACAGGTGGAATGTCTGCTGGTTGCGGGCATCAGCCCCCGCCCCCAGTTCAATGCGGAATACCGCTCATTTCTCGAACTAGTGGCTCAACAGGTGGAAAGTTCCATTGCAACAGCGCGGAGCTATGAGCAGGAACTTGCGAGGGCAGAAGCTCTGGCAGAACTCGATCGCGCCAAAACCACCTTCTTCAGCAACGTCAGCCATGAATTTCGGACACCGCTCACTTTGATGTTGGGTCCTGCCGAAGATGCGTTAACCGACCAAGCTGATCCGCTGTCGCTCAATCAACGGCAGCGCATTGAAGTGATGCAGCTGAATGGGTTGCGTTTGCTAAAACTGGTGAATACACTACTGGATTTCTCACGGATTGAGAGCGATCGCATCTCTGCCATTTATGAACCGACGGATTTAGCACCTTTACGGCAGAGTTAG
- a CDS encoding response regulator: MQTSLEAAEIVNEGLFQENQRLAADYSNYHDLFQFSPTAYLLTDASGVILEANEAIAQLLNVPQGYLVGKPLAAFVVEDDLQAFYTQLNGLSPTSEVKHWQMRLSTWKGKPFEAQLHIAIVLHDFGFIRALRITVFNQSQFQKTGAQLPLKLSQDQAKERIPMSQLPQSLDGLRVLVVDDEADIREFITVVLESYGISVKAVASAAAALEALEQFQPDVLVSDIRMPGGSGYNLIRQIRDLEAKQGGHLPAAAITAYLDEDWEKSLNAGYEAHLHKLAQPSEWVEMVAQLARHA, from the coding sequence ATGCAGACAAGCCTGGAAGCAGCAGAGATCGTTAATGAAGGGCTGTTCCAAGAAAACCAGCGGCTTGCCGCAGATTATTCTAATTATCACGATTTATTTCAGTTCTCACCGACCGCCTACTTACTTACCGATGCCAGCGGTGTCATTTTGGAAGCAAACGAGGCGATCGCTCAATTGCTGAATGTGCCACAGGGCTATCTCGTAGGAAAACCCCTTGCTGCTTTTGTTGTAGAGGACGATCTTCAAGCTTTTTACACCCAGCTGAATGGGCTTTCCCCAACTAGCGAGGTAAAGCACTGGCAGATGCGCTTGAGTACTTGGAAAGGAAAGCCTTTTGAAGCCCAGTTGCACATCGCGATTGTTCTGCACGATTTTGGTTTTATTAGAGCGTTGCGAATTACGGTATTTAACCAGAGCCAATTCCAGAAGACGGGTGCTCAACTTCCCCTAAAGCTATCACAAGACCAGGCAAAAGAAAGAATACCCATGTCGCAATTGCCTCAGTCCCTGGACGGGTTACGGGTGCTCGTTGTTGATGACGAAGCGGATATCCGCGAATTTATCACAGTTGTCTTGGAATCGTATGGCATCAGCGTCAAGGCAGTTGCAAGCGCAGCAGCGGCGTTAGAGGCGTTAGAGCAATTCCAACCGGATGTGTTAGTGAGCGATATTCGGATGCCTGGTGGGAGTGGATATAACCTGATTCGGCAAATTAGAGACCTGGAAGCCAAGCAAGGAGGACATCTTCCCGCTGCCGCCATTACGGCTTATCTAGACGAGGATTGGGAGAAGTCATTGAATGCTGGATATGAGGCACATTTGCACAAACTAGCTCAACCCAGCGAGTGGGTTGAGATGGTGGCTCAATTAGCTAGACACGCTTGA